CAGATCGACTCGTCCGAACCGGTCAGACGTGGCCTGTGCGAAGCGGTTCATCGCGTCCCCATCGGACACGTCCACTTGGGACATCAGCACCTGAGCGCCCCGCGTTCGCGCAGCCTCGGCGGTGCCGGCCAGCCCGGCACCGTTGATGTCGCAGATCGCCAGGAGGGCGCCGCGCTGCGCGCACAACAGCGCCAGCTCGCGACCGATGCCGCTGCCCGCTCCGGTGATGACGGCGACCCGATCGGCGAGCTCGGTGCTGTTGGAATTGCGGCGAAAACTAGGCATGACGCAAAAACTAGGGTGCGGACTGAGGGTCCCGCTCGTGCGCTTGCGCCAAGATCTCTCCGGCCGATTGTGGACCGGAGACAACGGCGTGGCCGGATGGGTTGACGTCGACGTAAGTCTGCCGCAAAACGGGTACTACGGGCACATGACGGTTATCGGATTCCACTGTTCGCACGAGCAGATCAATCCCGCTCAGCTCCTGCGGGATGTCCAGCGGGCTGAACAAGCCGGCTTCACCGCCGGAATGTCGTCCGACCACATCAGTCCGTGGAGCGTCCGGCAGGGCGAGTCGGGCTTCGCGTGGTCTTTCCTCGGCGCCGCCCTCGCGACGACCGACCTGCCCTTCGGCGTCGTCAATGCGCCCGGCCAGCGGTATCACCCGGCCGTCATCGCGCAGGCGATCGCCACGCTCGCGCAGATGTTCCCTGGACGCTTTTGGGCCGCCCTCGGATCCGGCGAGGCGTCCAACGAGCGCGTCACCGGCGACGTATGGCCGCGAAAGGACGTGCGCGATCAGCGCCTACTCGAGTGTGTGAGCGTGATCCGCCGACTACTGCAAGGCGAGGAGGTAACCCATGAAGGCCTCGTCCACGTCAATCGGGCACGTCTGTGGACGCTGCCGGCGTCGACTCCGGACCTCGTAGGCCCCGCGGTGACGCCCGAGACCGCTGCGCGCCACGCCGCGTGGGCGGACGGACTGATCACCGTCAATCAGCCGCAGGACATTCTAAGGAAGGTGATGGGCGCATATCGCGAGGCCGGCGGACGAGGACCCGCACGTCTTCAGGTTCATCTCAGTTGGGCCCCCACCCGTGACGAGGCGCTGGCAGTCGCCCACCACCAGTGGCGCAACAACGTATTCGCCCCGCCTGTCTCCTGGGACATCGAGACGGTCGAGGCGTTCGACGTCATCGGTGAGGCCGTCAGCCCGGAACGGGTGGCGCAATCAGTGCGCATCTCCAGCGATCTGGGTCAGCACGCCCAGTGGCTCCACGAATACATCGAGCAGGGCTGGGACGAGTTGTACCTGCACTTCGTCGGTCAACATCAAGCGGACTTCATCGACGCATTCGGCGAGCATGTGCTGCCGCAACTGGCGCCGACGACTCCGCAGCCTTCAGCAGCGCTCGCATGAGGAAAATCGAAACCGGCGACGTCTGGTGGAAGAACGCCGTCATCTACTGCGCCGACATCGAGACATTCTTCGATTGGAACGGTGATGGTTGCGGTGACATCCGTGGCATGACCGAGCGCATCCAGTACCTCAACGATCTCGGAGTGACCTGCCTGTGGTTGATGCCGTTTTATCCGACAGCCCGCAAGGACGACGGATACGACATCATCGATTTCTTCGGAGTGGACCCACGTCTCGGTAATCTCGGCGACTTCGTCGAACTCGTTCGCACCGCTCGGTCCAACGGGATCCGGGTGATCGTCGACTTCGTGATGAACCACACGTCTGATGCTCACCCATGGTTCAAGTCCGCGCGTCGCAGCAAGGATGACCCGTACCGCGATTACTACGTCTGGAGTGCGACCAAGCCCAAGTCGGGCAAGGCGGATGTGGTCTTCCCCGATGAGGAAGACAGCCTCTGGGAGCTCGACCGCAAGACCAACGAGTGGTACCTGCATCACTTCTACAAGCATCAACCCGACTTGAACATTGCCAATCCAGCTGTGCAGGAGGAGATCTCGCGCACTCTTGGATTCTGGCTCGAGCTGGGGGTGTCGGGGTTCCGGGTCGATGCTGTTCCATTTCTCTTCGCCAGGGACGGCGCGCCCGGCGATCCCGGCGTGTTCGACCCCAACAAGTACCTTGGCGACGTCCGAAACTTCGTCACCCGCCGACTTGGCGACGCGGTCTTACTCGGTGAAGTGAACGTGCCGTTCAAGGACCAGAAGGCATTCTTCGGTGGGCCTGACGGTGATGGTCTCAACATGCAGTTCGATTTCATCGGTATGCAAGCGATGTACCTCTCGCTTGCCCGGGGCGATGCCCGTCCGCTCGCCAAGTCCTTGCGGCAGCGGCCGGCGCTCGACATCACCAGCCAGTGGGCGAATTTCGTACGCAACCACGATGAGCTCACGCTCGACAAGCTCACCGACACCGAGCGCCAGGAGGTCTTCGACGCGTTCGGTCCCGATCCCGATATGCAGCTTTATGCGCGGGGGTTGCGACGAAGGCTGCCCTCGATGCTCGGCGGAGACGATCGCCGGATGCGGATGGTCTACTCGTTGGCGTTTTCACTGCCGGGTACGCCAGTGCTGTTCTACGGCGAAGAGATAGGTATGGCTGAAAACCTCGATGTGCCAGGCCGGTTCGCGGTCCGCACGCCGATGCAGTGGACGGACGAGGACAACGGCGGGTTTTCCACTGCGCCGAAACGCCGGCTGCCCCGCCCGCTTCCGGACGGCCTCTACGGTCCCGACCGCGTCAACGTTGCGGACCAGCGCCACGACCATCGTTCGTTCTGGTGGTTCATCCGAGACCTCATCTACACATATCGTCAGCAGCCAGAGATCGGGTGGTCCGCGCCAGAGATCCTCAAGCAGCCCCACCGGGCGGTGCTCGCCCATGTGTGTCGTGAGAAGTCTGGGTGGGCGATGGTGGCATTGCACAACTTCGGATCGGAGAGCTGCATCGTTCCCGTCCAACTCGAGGATGCGTTGCCGGGGTGCGTCCTCGTCGATTTGCTCGACGGCCTCACCGAGCACCCGCTGGATGACAACGGCCGAATCGAGCTCGGCTTGGAACCCTATGGCTATCGATGGTTGCGACTACGGCGACCGGAGGATGACCCGATCATATGAGTTGGTGTGGCTTTCTTTCGTGACGACAGGGCGATCGCGAGCTACCATGGGTGCACTGTTGAAGTCAGGGCCAGTCGGGGGCCACTGCATAAGTTGGAAGGTCCCCGGATCATGCTCACACCATCATTGAAATCCCTGGTGATCACCGCTGTCGGTGGTACTGCCCTGTCGTTGACCGTTGGACTCGGGGTGGCTTCCGCCGACCCGATCATCGATACGACCTGCAGCTATCCGCAGGTCATGGCCGCGCTGAGCAGCGAGAATCCCGCGCTGGCGGAGAAGTTCAATGCGAACCCGCTTGCGGGCGTCATGCTGAGCAATTTCCTGTCTGCGCCCCCCGGTGAACGGGTACAGCTCGTTCAGGAATACCAGGCCACGCCGTGGGGGCAGAAGTACTTCGGCGCCATGGCGTCGATCGCCAACACCTGCAACAACTACTGACCCGAACTTGCTGAATACGGCAGGTGCGGGGACCTCGTCGGGTGGGGCCCCCGCACCTGCTGGCAGCAGCGTGGCGTTGAGGACTTGGAAAATTCTTGTATCGGCCGTGAAGTTCTATCTGGGCAGCGACCACTGCCCGAAATCCGGTGCGAGGACCAGGTCCACATCCACGCTGGTCCCGCCCAGGATGACGCCCGGATCGGTGGGTGTGACGATCACGTCCTGATACAGGACGGCGGCCGGCTCGCGCACGCCGTCAGACCATGCCCTCGTCTGCCACGCCCACGCGTGACCAGCCGTGGTCGAGGGTCCGATGACGCCGTCTTGGATCGCCCACGCACACGCATTCGCGTGACCGTACATGCCGGTGCGGGCTACGCCCAGGACGGAGTTGATTCCTCGATACCACTGCACCGCAACGCTGTTCCAGGTATCGAGGTCGATGTCCTCGTCGACGCTGAAGAAGATCGGCGCGGAATCGGGTCCGCCGGCGGCGTTGTGCAACCGCATCGCCGTCTGTCCGTCGGCCACGCCACCGTCGAAGCCGCGGGTGTAATCCGACGGCGCATTCGGCCAGTTGGGTTTTCCATACTGGTAGCAGCTGACGACCTCTAGGCCCGCCGCACGCAGGCCGTCGGCATACTCACGCGTGACGGGTTTGAAGTCGAAGTCTGCGCCCGGCCGTAACTCGGACACGTAGACGAGGGCACCGTCGAAGCCCGCCTCCTTGATCAGATCCGGCGCGACCTGCCGGTGCGTGAAATCGATCAACTTCGCGGGAGCGGCGGACGCCTCTGGCCCGCTCATTGTCGCCGCGGCGGACCCGGCAATCAGAAAAGCCGGTGCCGAGAGGGCGTATTTCAGGACGTCGCGACGTGTCGGCGCGACATCGCGACCGGGTGGCGCACTCGAGTCGACCATGCGCGATGGTAACAAGGTGCTGACTACATATGCTGAGGGTTGATCCGACGAGGTGGTCATGACAGCTTTGGGCAGGGCGTGCGCTGTCAGCGCTGTCCTGCTTGCGCTCGCAACGTCTTCGTGCGGCGAAGCGCGCCGGCCGGAGGCGCCTGAAAGCACGCAGGCTACGCAGATCAATCCGTCGCCCACGTCGTCGACATCACCAAAACCGTTCCCCAACAAGGAATTCAACACTGTCTCCACGCTCATCAACGACGCGATTGCGGCCCGCCAATTGCCGGGCGCGGTGGTCGTGGTGGGGCACGGCGGCGCGATCGTCTATGAGCAGGCGTTCGGATTGCGCAAGCTCGCCGGCGAACCAGGACCGGATGGGGCGCCCACACCCGAAGAGCCGATGACCGACGACACGATCTTCGACTTGGCGTCGTTGACCAAATCACTCGCGACGGCGACGGCCGTCATGCAGCTCTACGAACAAGGCAAGGTGCAGTTCGACGACGCCGTCGAGAAATATCTCCCCGACTTCAACCCCGGACGTGATCCCCTGCGTGCGGACGTGACGGTTCGCATGTTGCTCACGCACACCTCGGGTTTGGTGGGAGAACTGGACCTGCGCGACCCATGGGGGCTGGATGGCCCCGACAAGGCGGAGGGGATCCGTCGTGCACTCACCAAGCCGCTGGAGGCGTCTCCCGGCGCCAGCTTCCGCTACTCCGACGTGAACTTCATTCTGCTCGGCCTGATGGTGGAGAGGATCACCGGCCATCCGGAAGACGTCTATGTTCAGCAGAACGTCTTCGAGCCGCTCGGTATGGGAGACACCCGCTATCTCCCGCCAGCCAAAGCGTGTGGGCCGCAACAGATCAGGGGATCTGCGGTCGCGTTGACCGCGGGACCGCCAACCACATGCGGCGCGGGCGAATGGGACGCCGCACTGTTGTCGCGGGTAGCGCCGACCGCGCGGGACGAGGAAAGCCGGGCCGATCCGGGCGCCAACCCCGATCTCGACTTCCTGCTGCGAGGCACCGTGCACGACCCGACCGCGCGCCGTATGGGCGGGGTTGCCGGCAGCGCCGGCGTGTTCTCGACGGCCCACGACATGAGCATCTATGCGCAGGCGCTGCTGGACCGGCTGGCAGGCCGGGCGAGCACGTTTCCGCTCACACAATCGACTTTGCAACTGATGACGAGTCCCGAGCAGCCAGGGCACACGCCCGAACAAGTCGAAGCAGCGAATGCCGCGAACCGGGAAGCCATCGCGACGACGCCGAACGCCGAACATCCGCTGCTGGCTCCGCACTATCCGGCCGTCGCGGGCCAGAATCTGCGCGGTTTCGGCTGGGATATCGACACCGGCCACTCCAAGCCGCGAGGAATGGTGTTCCCGATCGGCAGCTTCGGTCACGTGGGGTTCACCGGAACGTCGCTGTGGATCGATCCGGCCTCAGACACCTACGTCGTTCTTCTGACGAACGTGATCCATCTGCGCGGCAGCGCACCCATCACGAACCTGCAGGGCGAACTCGCTACGCTGGCCGCCCGGGCCCTGCATCTGTACGGAAGCTAGGACGCGGAGCGGCGCGTGCGGCACCGGCGCTGGCCAAGGTGCAGAAAGGTTGAACACCGATGAAGAGCGTCGTGATCGACACGCCCGGGCAAGTACGTGTGGAGACACTGCCCGACCCGACCCTGCCCGGCTCTGACGGTGCGGTGATCCAGGTAGGTGCCGCAGCGATCTGCGGCTCGGATCTCCACTTCTATGAGGGCGATTACCCGCTCGGCGATCCAGTGGCGCTCGGGCACGAAGCGGTCGGCACGATCGTCGAGATCGGTCCCGACGTTCGGACGTTTGCCGTCGGAGACGAAGTTCTCGTCTCGTCTGTCGCCGGATGCGGATCTTGTGCTGGGTGTGAAACACGTGATCCGGTGACCTGTGTCGGTGGGCCGCGGATCTTCGGCGCCGGTGTTCTCGGTGGGGCGCAATCGGAGCTGTTGGCGGTGCCCGCAGCGGACTTTCAGCTCTTGCGCCTGCCCGACGACCTCGACACCGAGGAAGCGCTGCTTCTGACCGACAACCTCGCCACTGGGTGGGCGGCCGCACAACGCGCCGACTTCCCGCCTGGCGGAACGATCGTCGTCCTCGGTCTGGGGGCCGTCGGCCTGTGCGCGGTGCAGAGCGCGCTGACCCTCGGCGCAGGCACCATCTTCGCCGTCGACCCGGTCGAAGGTCGACGACTCCGGGCGGAACGTCTCGGCGCCACTCCCATAGAACCGCCCGCGCTGCAAGCGGTCCTGGACGCGACGGGCGGGCGAGGCGCCGCTTCGGTCATCGATGCAGTCGGCAGTGACAGGTCGATGTCGGACGCCCTCAATTTGGTCCGGGCGGGCGGCACCGT
The sequence above is drawn from the Mycobacterium gallinarum genome and encodes:
- a CDS encoding TIGR03885 family FMN-dependent LLM class oxidoreductase yields the protein MTVIGFHCSHEQINPAQLLRDVQRAEQAGFTAGMSSDHISPWSVRQGESGFAWSFLGAALATTDLPFGVVNAPGQRYHPAVIAQAIATLAQMFPGRFWAALGSGEASNERVTGDVWPRKDVRDQRLLECVSVIRRLLQGEEVTHEGLVHVNRARLWTLPASTPDLVGPAVTPETAARHAAWADGLITVNQPQDILRKVMGAYREAGGRGPARLQVHLSWAPTRDEALAVAHHQWRNNVFAPPVSWDIETVEAFDVIGEAVSPERVAQSVRISSDLGQHAQWLHEYIEQGWDELYLHFVGQHQADFIDAFGEHVLPQLAPTTPQPSAALA
- a CDS encoding alpha-amylase family protein, whose product is MRKIETGDVWWKNAVIYCADIETFFDWNGDGCGDIRGMTERIQYLNDLGVTCLWLMPFYPTARKDDGYDIIDFFGVDPRLGNLGDFVELVRTARSNGIRVIVDFVMNHTSDAHPWFKSARRSKDDPYRDYYVWSATKPKSGKADVVFPDEEDSLWELDRKTNEWYLHHFYKHQPDLNIANPAVQEEISRTLGFWLELGVSGFRVDAVPFLFARDGAPGDPGVFDPNKYLGDVRNFVTRRLGDAVLLGEVNVPFKDQKAFFGGPDGDGLNMQFDFIGMQAMYLSLARGDARPLAKSLRQRPALDITSQWANFVRNHDELTLDKLTDTERQEVFDAFGPDPDMQLYARGLRRRLPSMLGGDDRRMRMVYSLAFSLPGTPVLFYGEEIGMAENLDVPGRFAVRTPMQWTDEDNGGFSTAPKRRLPRPLPDGLYGPDRVNVADQRHDHRSFWWFIRDLIYTYRQQPEIGWSAPEILKQPHRAVLAHVCREKSGWAMVALHNFGSESCIVPVQLEDALPGCVLVDLLDGLTEHPLDDNGRIELGLEPYGYRWLRLRRPEDDPII
- a CDS encoding hemophore-related protein; protein product: MLTPSLKSLVITAVGGTALSLTVGLGVASADPIIDTTCSYPQVMAALSSENPALAEKFNANPLAGVMLSNFLSAPPGERVQLVQEYQATPWGQKYFGAMASIANTCNNY
- a CDS encoding DUF1906 domain-containing protein; this encodes MVDSSAPPGRDVAPTRRDVLKYALSAPAFLIAGSAAATMSGPEASAAPAKLIDFTHRQVAPDLIKEAGFDGALVYVSELRPGADFDFKPVTREYADGLRAAGLEVVSCYQYGKPNWPNAPSDYTRGFDGGVADGQTAMRLHNAAGGPDSAPIFFSVDEDIDLDTWNSVAVQWYRGINSVLGVARTGMYGHANACAWAIQDGVIGPSTTAGHAWAWQTRAWSDGVREPAAVLYQDVIVTPTDPGVILGGTSVDVDLVLAPDFGQWSLPR
- a CDS encoding serine hydrolase domain-containing protein, with the translated sequence MTALGRACAVSAVLLALATSSCGEARRPEAPESTQATQINPSPTSSTSPKPFPNKEFNTVSTLINDAIAARQLPGAVVVVGHGGAIVYEQAFGLRKLAGEPGPDGAPTPEEPMTDDTIFDLASLTKSLATATAVMQLYEQGKVQFDDAVEKYLPDFNPGRDPLRADVTVRMLLTHTSGLVGELDLRDPWGLDGPDKAEGIRRALTKPLEASPGASFRYSDVNFILLGLMVERITGHPEDVYVQQNVFEPLGMGDTRYLPPAKACGPQQIRGSAVALTAGPPTTCGAGEWDAALLSRVAPTARDEESRADPGANPDLDFLLRGTVHDPTARRMGGVAGSAGVFSTAHDMSIYAQALLDRLAGRASTFPLTQSTLQLMTSPEQPGHTPEQVEAANAANREAIATTPNAEHPLLAPHYPAVAGQNLRGFGWDIDTGHSKPRGMVFPIGSFGHVGFTGTSLWIDPASDTYVVLLTNVIHLRGSAPITNLQGELATLAARALHLYGS
- a CDS encoding alcohol dehydrogenase catalytic domain-containing protein; translation: MKSVVIDTPGQVRVETLPDPTLPGSDGAVIQVGAAAICGSDLHFYEGDYPLGDPVALGHEAVGTIVEIGPDVRTFAVGDEVLVSSVAGCGSCAGCETRDPVTCVGGPRIFGAGVLGGAQSELLAVPAADFQLLRLPDDLDTEEALLLTDNLATGWAAAQRADFPPGGTIVVLGLGAVGLCAVQSALTLGAGTIFAVDPVEGRRLRAERLGATPIEPPALQAVLDATGGRGAASVIDAVGSDRSMSDALNLVRAGGTVSVVGVHNLDPFPFPATISLIRSITLRMTTAPVQRTWPELVPLLQSGRLDVSGIFTDNMPLSDASAAYAAVAARTADCVKVALTI